AGTTTGCATGCTAACTTTAGAATTTCccacatgcttttcccatggttgtcctatgcatttatcatacttTACCATGGCTTGCCTTGTATtcttaatgtgctttaccagacctctctgtggtttacaatgcttccctatgctttaccagacctctctgtgctttacaatgcttccctgtgctttaccagacctctctgtggtttacaatgcttccctatgctttaccagacctctctgtggtttacaatgcttccctatgctttaccagacctctctgtggtttacaatgcttccctattctttaccagacctctctgtggtttacaatgcttccctatgctttaccatacctctctgtgctttacaatgcttccctatgctttaccagacctctctgtggtttacagtgcttccctatgctttaccatgcttttgctgtgctttataAGACGTTGCTATGCCATTACTATGGGAGACTTTAATAAGGGATACTGAAGCTGTGCGGTGCCGATGGATTGCTGGCTGATCGTACAGCTGGGTTCCATTGCCATGTCAGAAGAGGACCATGTGTCCACTGCTGTGTCACTCTACCAAGGGCAGCCCCAGGGAATTTCGGCTGACGCCTGTCTTGTGTTGTGTACCCGAGCAGAAGTTCGTCCTGAAGGAAGATGAGATGGAGATGGAGTTAGAGAAGTATGTGCAGGGAGGGGAGAGCTACTGCGTCAGCACTGCTATCCAGGACATCTCAGGACTCGGGACGTGGCTCTCTGAAGAGAAGTGCGTGCTCGTGCCAATTCCAGGTACAACCCAAATCTTATATCCTCATGAACTTGACTGCACTGTGCTGTTGTGTAGCTCTGTACTATACTGAGCAGCTAACACGTGAACATCTTGTCATGTTCTCTTTGATTTCCTGCTCCATGTGCTTGTGTTTGCATTGActcagtgctgtgtttgtgtctctgcagAGAGCCCAGTCACCTCGCTGGTGATCGTTTTCTCTGTGCTGGGCCTGCTGACACTGCTGAGCCTCTCCCTGCTGTCTCTCCACCTGGTTCTCAAGAGGCCGGCCGCCCTGCCCTCTGTGCTGGTGAGTGCTGCTGCGTGCGTCCTGCCGGGTCGCTGGGGAGCCTCCCTGCTCCTCCACTGTCTGGAACACTTTTACTGACAACTTTCAAAGCGGCTTTCACTAAGTTGCTCAGATGAAGGTCACTatagcaggctgtgtggtccagtggttaaaggaacaggcttgtaaccaggaagtacccgtttcaaatcccagctaagccactgactcactgtgtgaccccgagcaaatcgctgaacctccttgtgtcCCATCTTTgcggtgagatgttgttgtgacgcatagctcacacaccctggtctcatttcttgtaaagcactttgtgatgatggtgAACCATGAAAGGTGctacgtgatttttttttttttttttttagtttaagatTGATTAAACTGGTCGTACGGGTAAAATGGGTTAAAATGCAGCAAGTTATTCTGTACTGCACTGTAGTGCACTGTTCCGAAGCCAATGGCGAACACTGCTTGCAAATACAACCTGGAAAAATATTAAAACCCTGCCACCCACTCCTGGAACTTGTGCCAAGTTTCATCAAACAGTTGATAAGCACGCCCACCGCTCAATAAACCCCTAATCACTCCTTTGCTTTGTTTCCTGTTCAGAAGTCTCTGAGAATCCCGGAGTCCGGCTGGACGCCTCTGGTGGTTGGCGACGTTCCATTGGAGAGGGTGTTTTTTTTCTCGGAGCGGATGTGGTTCCTCACGGAAGGGAAAGATGAGCGTGGCAGCTGCAACAGCGGCGTGAGCCTGGAGCAGTGCCTCCTGGAGGCACCGAGAGGCAGtgcgagaggaggaggaggagaggggaggggagaggccAACGGATCCACCGCGGGGCTGCAGAAGGACACAGACAGTGGTTGTGTGAGCCTTGGCCAGTGTTCTCTGGAGGAGGGGAAGTGTGGTGACAGTGGGACCAGCCTGGGGCAGGGCGGCCTCCTCAAAGAGGACAGTGGGGTGAGTGTGGGACTGAGCCCCCTCCTAGAGAACACTGAGGTGCTGGAGTGCAGCATACAGGTGCAGGACTGTGGCTATCGCAGTCAGCTGCCTCAGACGCTGCTGCTCAGCTTGCCCGAGCCAATGGGAGACAGCCACAGTGACTGTGAGGGCTACAGACCTGGCTTTAGAGGCTGTGTGTGTTCTGGGAGTGGAGACTGCTTCCTGTGCAGGCTGGAGGGACATTGTGGACAGCAGGACACTGGGGACAGTGGGACAGGGCAGCTCAGACTGGAGACTGAAGGAGTTCagagtgtgagagaggagagcgaggaggACAGGCAGAGCCATGCTGCAGGAGGCCGGAAGGAGCTCCTTGCCTGTGTCCAGAATGCATTGCAGCACTTCTCCAATGGGTACCTGAAGAAGACAGCCCCCAGACTGCAGCCCTGTGAGTGGGATGGGGCGGAATCCCTCGGATTTGGAGTACAAGGGGGCACGGACTCAAGCGAGCCAGGCCtgacccctgcacacagccactcTGTTTTGGGGTCTGGCCGGGACACCCCACTTCTCTTCTCCGCATCCCAGCTTCCTTTCCTGGGTGTGCAGAGTGAGGTCCTTCCAGGGCAGCGTCTGTCTTTAACTGCAGTGGAGTTGACATTTAACTGATGCCCAGACTCCTGGGTGATAGATTTACATGGATTTGATCAACAATGCTGACTCATGGCAATTTGAATGTAGGTTTGAAATGGTGGCAGCTTTGGGAttccccttttttatttgttgcttgtattttttgtttcatttgaaatgtgaaaaatcCCAGATCGCCACATGTATGGCTGTGTAAATCCAAGGACTTTTAGAATGCCCCCCAAAATCCGAACATCAGAAATGATCCGATACAGGGTTGTTTTATACGCTACTGTGTAGGTATATTGACTGAGTCTTTGCAATTACACAGGTATACAAACACGGGGATCAGAGGACTGATGTACCACAGCTTCTGTATGCTTAGCAATGCGTTTTCTCGAGACTGACCAAGAGAGGGGAGCAGGCTTTGTGAATGTACTTTAATTGCCTTTAGCTGAATGCGGAGATCCTACTAGTTAGCTAAGGGACACTGGCTTGCTGTTCATCACACTCTGAGATTCAGAGCCTTCACTGCAGGGAATCATTCTGAAAAGATGCCTGAACCCCAGAGGATAATGTAATCCAATGACATCCTCAGGGAATATGGTAACAATGTATATTAGGTGTCTCTCGCgacacagtaattacactgcaacacagtaatacacaaagcaataacacaataataacacagacacagcaatAAACCAAcacacagtaataacacaaaGACAGTACTAAACAAACATAGAGcaataacacaataacacagtaataacacaagtacacagtaataacacaataataacacatgATGTTACAATGCAGCAACAttgttaattacaaaatgaattcTATTAGTTGCCAGCGTCCTGTGTAACTATACTGTTTGTAgtctgtgtatttacaatgtaataactCTGTGACCAGcggtgtaattacagtgtaattacagtgcatttgAATGTAAAATGTCACCTGAAATATGCAGagagcaagcaaaaaaaaaaaaaaaccacttccTTGCTAAAGTACACGTTTGTGTCTGTGATCTCACTGTCAttacacagcagcagcacacgCGGTGACCTGGTCattacaatgtaaataaacacCCCAGAGTGGAACTAGTGTGTTATTGCACTGTACTGGACAAAGTGTCTGCCGATGTGTGTATGAAGATTGGGTTAGGGTGCGTTTACCAAGACCAGGGCGTTGATTTCCTTGTGTGATCGTCTGCAGTGCCAGTGTTTCACAGTGTAGAGGACCGGGACTCGTTTCTTTGcacatgtgcagcatgtctgttgcttgttgtttatttattttgtaaatatgtaattaccttgatatttattaatacagtttGTATAAAATTCCTGTATGTTTCACGAGTGGACTTTGTGACTCTCTTTCACAATCTGAAAGCTAACAGTTTCCATTtctctttctgtgtgtctgtgttggggtCTCACTCATCGGTTCATCGGttcatgtttctgtgtgtctgtgttggggtCTCATCGGttcatgtttctgtgtgtctgtgttggggGCTCTCATCGGttcatgtttctgtgtgtctgtgttggggtCTCATCGGttcatgtttctgtgtgtctgtgttggggtCTCATCGGttcatgtttctgtgtgtctgtgttggggtCTCATCGGttcatgtttctgtgtgtctgtgttggggtCTCACTCATCGGTTCATgtttctgtgtgcctgtgttgggGTCTCATCGGttcatgtttctgtgtgtctgtgttggggtCTCATCGGttcatgtttctgtgtgtctgtgttggggtCTCACTCATCGGttcatgtttctgtgtgtctgtgttggggtCTCATCGGttcatgtttctgtgtgtctgtgttggggtCTCATCGGttcatgtttctgtgtgtctgtgttggggtCTCATCGGttcatgtttctgtgtgtctgtgttggggtCTCATCGGttcatgtttctgtgtgtctgtgttggggtCTCACTCATCGGTTCATGTAAGATGCTGCCGATGGTCTCATGGTGTTCACCTTGGCTCAGCTGTACTTAATAAGAGGCTGATCGCTGTTAATGTCAACCTTCAAATCAGCTGCGCACTGTCTAAAAATAAGGATTCCTAACTATACTGCAACTGAGGCTATGTTCATCAGCGTGCATTTCTGCACAAAGCTGGAAACAGAATGTGTGTTATATCTAGGgaaatgtcccgccttcctgacttgtatcaaTCATTgactctgaatactttaaacccaccccaactactgagtgacagcgcATTCCTACCTTTCTATTGGAGACTTCGCTGGCGAGATTTTAAACGAGATtccaatcaggaatggaggcttgttagctggatgtaaagctgtattacagttaaggatttaaaacagaattgtaacGAAATGTagaaaaatgcctccacacaaaaccccctgaagaatgtgcccgtgatcgcagggatt
Above is a genomic segment from Polyodon spathula isolate WHYD16114869_AA chromosome 36, ASM1765450v1, whole genome shotgun sequence containing:
- the il10ra gene encoding interleukin-10 receptor subunit alpha — encoded protein: MAEWNWVPVVFAILRLCCSVAGQDLRPPRNLTVVSVNTRVVLLWAPPEGAPQAVQYNVLYKRYDSKKKWNKEKGCQRTNSTSCDLSNKLTQREAFYLARVRTVFQNWTSDWAITKRFQLRDTVLEPPGCDVTVTVHSFLVRLSLKTSDTLLEQYPSGLKFSIHLRHGHQDSKKFVLKEDEMEMELEKYVQGGESYCVSTAIQDISGLGTWLSEEKCVLVPIPESPVTSLVIVFSVLGLLTLLSLSLLSLHLVLKRPAALPSVLKSLRIPESGWTPLVVGDVPLERVFFFSERMWFLTEGKDERGSCNSGVSLEQCLLEAPRGSARGGGGEGRGEANGSTAGLQKDTDSGCVSLGQCSLEEGKCGDSGTSLGQGGLLKEDSGVSVGLSPLLENTEVLECSIQVQDCGYRSQLPQTLLLSLPEPMGDSHSDCEGYRPGFRGCVCSGSGDCFLCRLEGHCGQQDTGDSGTGQLRLETEGVQSVREESEEDRQSHAAGGRKELLACVQNALQHFSNGYLKKTAPRLQPCEWDGAESLGFGVQGGTDSSEPGLTPAHSHSVLGSGRDTPLLFSASQLPFLGVQSEVLPGQRLSLTAVELTFN